A genome region from Setaria italica strain Yugu1 chromosome III, Setaria_italica_v2.0, whole genome shotgun sequence includes the following:
- the LOC101764154 gene encoding uncharacterized protein LOC101764154 isoform X2, protein MSGGGAGGKGAAAPVPAGSRKLVQSLKEIVNRPEAEIYAALRECGMDPDEAVSRLLSQDTFQEVKSKRDKKKEIKEVPEPRSRSNTSSSRGVRGGADRGGRSNSMHSSSTDNAASRPPVSGPGAASNNSSQKQTIASSSANKHMVADGPAVSLQSSSGFQHGWSGTPGLSMADIVKMGRPQVKASSKPAVTADRGYAGQYPSLPSTANQNLKQSGSTVPPTELDKGLPPVQDSVQVKNHGHSASDSKHTYENDWSPQDEPTSANQLSLPETSGDPSLYEASLQSSTLVTDVVNSHENSHLDENSTIAVRSAPASERHLERSEGISEYNDGMSYQPQKYAYTEHDVEDSSVDVSAAAANFQSLSLHNDELVAKKIAEDNPAVIIPDHLQVTNTECVSLSFGSFGSGAFSGLLPQKTTDSNVELPVREESAPVDQIDARNQDYYESGAVNSSADGNLEAMMGANMENVDAPSVSQANEHMAEVPDPSDLQYDMPSVSSHAYSNTNTSQPNTMEDPQGNNQAHTLSHLSNLMEANPLSTSSLLGSNQNHPTLHGLEFDLPPYLEGKYNTGSTANPRPAISMQEALKTGVFSNTQSTQSLPSTSIQTGPPLPQQLAAHPYSQPTLPLTHFANMFGYPTYLPQNYATYLSSGAFQQPYPSNAQFHQSAAALLGSGLKYSTPEYKNNLSATGLQQQPQQQPPPSSVISGYGGFGNSSNLPGNFALNQSTGSASTLGFDEALSRQYKDTSQYMAPQQGDNSAMWLHGSGSRATSALPQGHFYGFQGQSQLGGFRQAQQPQPSQFGGHGYPTFYQSQGGLTQEPPQNLAEGSMNGFPAAPSQQSHTSWQHQHTY, encoded by the exons atgagcggcggcggagccggagggaagggggcggcggcgcccgtccCGGCCGGGTCGAGGAAGCTGGTGCAGAGCCTGAAGGAGATCGTGAACCGCCCCGAGGCGGAGATCTACGCAGCACTGCGCGAGTGCGGCATGGACCCCGACGAGGCGGTCAGCCGCCTCCTCTCCCAAG ATACTTTTCAAGAGGTAAAGAGCAAGCGTGACAAGAAGAAAGAG ATTAAAGAGGTTCCTGAGCCAAGATCTCGATCAAATACTTCTTCTAGTCGAGGCGTTAGAGGTGGCGCAGATCGTGGTGGACGGAGCAATTCTATGCACTCCAGCTCTACTG ATAACGCAGCCTCAAGGCCACCAGTCTCGGGGCCTGGTGCAGCATCGAATAATTCCAGTCAGAAGCAAACAATTGCAAG TTCTTCTGCAAACAAGCATATGGTTGCTGACGGGCCAGCTGTATCATTGCAATCATCATCTGGGTTTCAGCATGGTTGGTCTGGGACACCTGGTCTGTCGATGGCTGACATTGTTAAAATGGGTAGGCCTCAGGTTAAGGCTTCTAGCAAACCTGCGGTCACCGCTGACAGAGGATATGCCGGACAATACCCATCTTTGCCGAGCACCGCAAACCAGAATTTGAAACAATCTGGAAGCACAGTTCCGCCAACAGAGCTTGACAAGGGGTTACCTCCTGTGCAAGATTCTGTTCAGGTTAAGAACCACGGTCATTCTGCTTCTGACAGCAAGCACACCTATGAGAATGATTGGTCTCCACAAGATGAGCCAACATCAGCGAACCAATTGTCCCTCCCTGAGACATCCGGTGACCCATCCTTGTATGAGGCATCGTTACAGTCATCTACATTGGTTACTGATGTGGttaattcacatgaaaattcacacttggatgAAAACAGTACCATTGCAGTGAGATCAGCGCCTGCCTCTGAGAGACACTTGGAACGTAGTGAAGGTATTTCTGAATACAATGATGGAATGTCCTATCAGCCTCAGAAGTACGCTTACACAGAACATGATG TTGAGGATTCCAGTGTTGATgtatcagcggcagcagcaaACTTCCAGAGTTTAAGCCTACATAATGATGAGTTGGTTGCAAAAAAGATTGCCGAAGATAACCCTGCAGTGATAATTCCTGATCATTTGCAAGTTACAAATACAGAATGTGTCAGTTTGAGCTTTGGCAGTTTTGGATCTGGTGCATTTTCTGGGCTGCTCCCACAAAAGACCACTGATAGCAATGTGGAGTTGCCTGTTCGAGAGGAATCTGCACCGGTAGATCAAATAGATGCAAG GAACCAAGATTACTATGAAAGCGGTGCGGTGAATTCATCAGCAGATGGAAATCTTGAGGCCATGATGGGAGCTAACATGGAGAACGTTGATGCACCTTCTGTTTCACAGGCTAATGAGCACATGGCGGAAGTACCTGATCCATCTGATCTTCAATATGACATGCCATCAGTTTCAAGTCATGCATATTCAAATACGAACACATCGCAGCCAAATACAATGGAGGACCCACAAGGAAACAACCAAGCACATACTCTTTCCCATTTGTCAAACTTGATG GAAGCGAATCCTTTGAGCACCAGCAGCCTATTGGGGTCAAATCAAAATCATCCAACTCTTCATGGCTTAGAGTTTGATTTACCGCCTTATCTGGAAGGAAAATATAACACAGGCTCAACTGCAAATCCTAGACCAGCCATCTCCATGCAGGAG GCCCTGAAAACTGGTGTTTTCTCCAACACTCAATCTACACAAAGTCTTCCAAGTACTAGCATTCAGACAGGGCCTCCTCTCCCTCAGCAATTAGCTGCTCACCCTTACTCTCAGCCAACATTACCCCTCACACATTTTGCAAATATGTTTGGTTATCCGACATATTTGCCACAGAACTATGCTACTTACCTATCTTCAGGCGCCTTCCAGCAACCATACCCGAGTAATGCACAGTTCCATCAGTCTGCGGCTGCTTTGCTCGGATCTGGTTTGAAGTACTCGACACCAGAGTATAAGAACAACCTGTCTGCTACAGGCCTGCAACAGCAACCGCAACAACAACCACCGCCTTCTTCGGTTATCTCTGGTTATGGAGGCTTTGGAAACTCAAGTAATCTTCCAGGAAATTTTGCCCTTAATCAGAGTACTGGCTCTGCATCAACTCTCGGGTTTGATGAAGCATTGAGCAGACAGTACAAAGATACCAGTCAGTACATGGCTCCACAGCAG GGTGACAACTCTGCAATGTGGCTTCATGGCTCTGGTTCAAGAGCCACGTCAGCACTTCCGCAAGGCCACTTTTATGGCTTCCAGGGACAGAGTCAGCTGGGTGGCTTTCGCCAGGCGCAGCAGCCGCAGCCTTCCCAATTTGGAGGCCATGGGTACCCAACTTTCTACCAGTCTCAGGGTGGCCTGACACAGGAGCCTCCCCAGAACCTGGCTGAGGGCAGCATGAACGGCTTCCCTGCGGCACCGTCTCAGCAATCTCACACGAGCTGGCAGCACCAGCACACATACTGA
- the LOC101764154 gene encoding uncharacterized protein LOC101764154 isoform X1, translated as MSGGGAGGKGAAAPVPAGSRKLVQSLKEIVNRPEAEIYAALRECGMDPDEAVSRLLSQDTFQEVKSKRDKKKEIKEVPEPRSRSNTSSSRGVRGGADRGGRSNSMHSSSTDNAASRPPVSGPGAASNNSSQKQTIASSSSANKHMVADGPAVSLQSSSGFQHGWSGTPGLSMADIVKMGRPQVKASSKPAVTADRGYAGQYPSLPSTANQNLKQSGSTVPPTELDKGLPPVQDSVQVKNHGHSASDSKHTYENDWSPQDEPTSANQLSLPETSGDPSLYEASLQSSTLVTDVVNSHENSHLDENSTIAVRSAPASERHLERSEGISEYNDGMSYQPQKYAYTEHDVEDSSVDVSAAAANFQSLSLHNDELVAKKIAEDNPAVIIPDHLQVTNTECVSLSFGSFGSGAFSGLLPQKTTDSNVELPVREESAPVDQIDARNQDYYESGAVNSSADGNLEAMMGANMENVDAPSVSQANEHMAEVPDPSDLQYDMPSVSSHAYSNTNTSQPNTMEDPQGNNQAHTLSHLSNLMEANPLSTSSLLGSNQNHPTLHGLEFDLPPYLEGKYNTGSTANPRPAISMQEALKTGVFSNTQSTQSLPSTSIQTGPPLPQQLAAHPYSQPTLPLTHFANMFGYPTYLPQNYATYLSSGAFQQPYPSNAQFHQSAAALLGSGLKYSTPEYKNNLSATGLQQQPQQQPPPSSVISGYGGFGNSSNLPGNFALNQSTGSASTLGFDEALSRQYKDTSQYMAPQQGDNSAMWLHGSGSRATSALPQGHFYGFQGQSQLGGFRQAQQPQPSQFGGHGYPTFYQSQGGLTQEPPQNLAEGSMNGFPAAPSQQSHTSWQHQHTY; from the exons atgagcggcggcggagccggagggaagggggcggcggcgcccgtccCGGCCGGGTCGAGGAAGCTGGTGCAGAGCCTGAAGGAGATCGTGAACCGCCCCGAGGCGGAGATCTACGCAGCACTGCGCGAGTGCGGCATGGACCCCGACGAGGCGGTCAGCCGCCTCCTCTCCCAAG ATACTTTTCAAGAGGTAAAGAGCAAGCGTGACAAGAAGAAAGAG ATTAAAGAGGTTCCTGAGCCAAGATCTCGATCAAATACTTCTTCTAGTCGAGGCGTTAGAGGTGGCGCAGATCGTGGTGGACGGAGCAATTCTATGCACTCCAGCTCTACTG ATAACGCAGCCTCAAGGCCACCAGTCTCGGGGCCTGGTGCAGCATCGAATAATTCCAGTCAGAAGCAAACAATTGCAAG CAGTTCTTCTGCAAACAAGCATATGGTTGCTGACGGGCCAGCTGTATCATTGCAATCATCATCTGGGTTTCAGCATGGTTGGTCTGGGACACCTGGTCTGTCGATGGCTGACATTGTTAAAATGGGTAGGCCTCAGGTTAAGGCTTCTAGCAAACCTGCGGTCACCGCTGACAGAGGATATGCCGGACAATACCCATCTTTGCCGAGCACCGCAAACCAGAATTTGAAACAATCTGGAAGCACAGTTCCGCCAACAGAGCTTGACAAGGGGTTACCTCCTGTGCAAGATTCTGTTCAGGTTAAGAACCACGGTCATTCTGCTTCTGACAGCAAGCACACCTATGAGAATGATTGGTCTCCACAAGATGAGCCAACATCAGCGAACCAATTGTCCCTCCCTGAGACATCCGGTGACCCATCCTTGTATGAGGCATCGTTACAGTCATCTACATTGGTTACTGATGTGGttaattcacatgaaaattcacacttggatgAAAACAGTACCATTGCAGTGAGATCAGCGCCTGCCTCTGAGAGACACTTGGAACGTAGTGAAGGTATTTCTGAATACAATGATGGAATGTCCTATCAGCCTCAGAAGTACGCTTACACAGAACATGATG TTGAGGATTCCAGTGTTGATgtatcagcggcagcagcaaACTTCCAGAGTTTAAGCCTACATAATGATGAGTTGGTTGCAAAAAAGATTGCCGAAGATAACCCTGCAGTGATAATTCCTGATCATTTGCAAGTTACAAATACAGAATGTGTCAGTTTGAGCTTTGGCAGTTTTGGATCTGGTGCATTTTCTGGGCTGCTCCCACAAAAGACCACTGATAGCAATGTGGAGTTGCCTGTTCGAGAGGAATCTGCACCGGTAGATCAAATAGATGCAAG GAACCAAGATTACTATGAAAGCGGTGCGGTGAATTCATCAGCAGATGGAAATCTTGAGGCCATGATGGGAGCTAACATGGAGAACGTTGATGCACCTTCTGTTTCACAGGCTAATGAGCACATGGCGGAAGTACCTGATCCATCTGATCTTCAATATGACATGCCATCAGTTTCAAGTCATGCATATTCAAATACGAACACATCGCAGCCAAATACAATGGAGGACCCACAAGGAAACAACCAAGCACATACTCTTTCCCATTTGTCAAACTTGATG GAAGCGAATCCTTTGAGCACCAGCAGCCTATTGGGGTCAAATCAAAATCATCCAACTCTTCATGGCTTAGAGTTTGATTTACCGCCTTATCTGGAAGGAAAATATAACACAGGCTCAACTGCAAATCCTAGACCAGCCATCTCCATGCAGGAG GCCCTGAAAACTGGTGTTTTCTCCAACACTCAATCTACACAAAGTCTTCCAAGTACTAGCATTCAGACAGGGCCTCCTCTCCCTCAGCAATTAGCTGCTCACCCTTACTCTCAGCCAACATTACCCCTCACACATTTTGCAAATATGTTTGGTTATCCGACATATTTGCCACAGAACTATGCTACTTACCTATCTTCAGGCGCCTTCCAGCAACCATACCCGAGTAATGCACAGTTCCATCAGTCTGCGGCTGCTTTGCTCGGATCTGGTTTGAAGTACTCGACACCAGAGTATAAGAACAACCTGTCTGCTACAGGCCTGCAACAGCAACCGCAACAACAACCACCGCCTTCTTCGGTTATCTCTGGTTATGGAGGCTTTGGAAACTCAAGTAATCTTCCAGGAAATTTTGCCCTTAATCAGAGTACTGGCTCTGCATCAACTCTCGGGTTTGATGAAGCATTGAGCAGACAGTACAAAGATACCAGTCAGTACATGGCTCCACAGCAG GGTGACAACTCTGCAATGTGGCTTCATGGCTCTGGTTCAAGAGCCACGTCAGCACTTCCGCAAGGCCACTTTTATGGCTTCCAGGGACAGAGTCAGCTGGGTGGCTTTCGCCAGGCGCAGCAGCCGCAGCCTTCCCAATTTGGAGGCCATGGGTACCCAACTTTCTACCAGTCTCAGGGTGGCCTGACACAGGAGCCTCCCCAGAACCTGGCTGAGGGCAGCATGAACGGCTTCCCTGCGGCACCGTCTCAGCAATCTCACACGAGCTGGCAGCACCAGCACACATACTGA